The Stigmatella aurantiaca genome contains the following window.
GGCCGAGAGTCGGCTGAAGAAAATCCGTCAGGCCAAGGCCGAGCTGGAGGCAGAGGCCCAGGCGGTCCGGCAGGCGCAACAGGAGGCGAAGAAGAAGCAGCAGGACGAGCAGGACCCGCCGCCCTCCGGGCCGACGCCGCTGCCGAGCCACCAGGTGCCCACAGACAAGCACGGCAAGCCCAAGCCCCAGGCACAGCGCAACTTCACTGACCCGGAGAGTCGAATCCAGAAGACGCAGGGCGGCTTCGTCCAAGGCTACAACGCGCAGGCGGCGGTGGATGAGGGGCATCAAATTATCGTGGCGCAGGCGCTGACGAACCAGCCGCCGGACGTGGAGCACTTCGTGCCGCTGATGGAGCAGGTGGTGGCGAACTGCGCAGGAGTCCCCGGGGTAGTGACGGCCGACGCGGGCTACTTCAGCGAGGAGAATGTGGTGAGAGGCACGTGCCTGGGAATCGATGCGTACTTGGCCACGGGGAGGCTGAAGCACGGCGAAGAGCCCGCGCCGGTGAGGGGAAGAATGCCCCGGGACTTGAGCCTCAAGGAGTGGATGGCCCGGCGACTGAGGACGAAGAAAGGCCGGGCGGTGTACGCACGCCGAAAAGCGGTAGCGGAGGCCCCCTTTGGACAAATCAAGCAGGTGCGAGGCTTTCGGCAACTGCTGCTGAGAGGGCTGGCGAAGGCCCGCGGGGAGTGGGCGCTCATCTGCCTGACCCACAATCTGCTGAAGCTGTACCGAGCCACGGTCGCCGCGTAGCGGCGGGCTCGCTCCCCGTGGAGGGAGCAGGCGCCGAGCCGTCCGCCCGACGCCCCTGGCTCGTTAGCTCAACACACTCCTAG
Protein-coding sequences here:
- a CDS encoding IS1182 family transposase, coding for MSKVYRPYQPEQSELLPPSPREWLPEEHLAYFILDTVKELELRPLLEKYERELRGYPPYHPRMLVGLLLYGYCVGVASSRRLEKRTYEDVAFRIIAAGQHPDHTAIAEFRRRHLKELSGLFVQVLALCQKAGLVKLGHVALDGTKLKANASKHKAMSYERLQQREQELSQKVGELMKAAEEADAAEDRLYGKTKRGDELPQELRRAESRLKKIRQAKAELEAEAQAVRQAQQEAKKKQQDEQDPPPSGPTPLPSHQVPTDKHGKPKPQAQRNFTDPESRIQKTQGGFVQGYNAQAAVDEGHQIIVAQALTNQPPDVEHFVPLMEQVVANCAGVPGVVTADAGYFSEENVVRGTCLGIDAYLATGRLKHGEEPAPVRGRMPRDLSLKEWMARRLRTKKGRAVYARRKAVAEAPFGQIKQVRGFRQLLLRGLAKARGEWALICLTHNLLKLYRATVAA